The genomic interval tttgagatgttttttttttatcatagctTATTTTTTACTAGTGTTAACTTTGAATCATTATGAAAATAAATTGCTTTGGTTTACACCATTCATTTTCTCCATGGTTTATTAGCCGTATGCcccattttttatttataataattaataacatTTAAATTGAATCAATAGTAATTACTGAgttttattttacaaaataaaatgtAGATAGATAGTGTCCAGGTACAAACCGTTGAGAATCGCGACCGGGTGTGGAGGTTATTCGGAATGGTCCACGATCTTAGTGACCAGCACGGAGCCCATAGCCTCCTCGAGAGAGGATAGAGCTCCAAATCAGACGTCCGATTTCCTCAAAAATAATCGAGTGATCAAATGTCGGGTGAAACATTAAGACcggtttagttcctaatttttttaagtgtcgcatcggatatacagacacacattcgAAGTATTAAATCTTgtataataacaaaataaattacagattccgccaggaaactgcgatacgaaattattaagcctaattaatccgtcattagtaaatatttactatagcaccacattgtcaaatcatggcgtaattaggcttaaaagattcgtctcgcaattttctAGCGAaatgtgtttgtttttttctacatttaatacttcatgtatgtgTTTAAACATTCAATATGACAGggtaaaattttttattttgggaactaaacagaaAAATCAATCACTGAAACATTGAATCACTGTACCGGAGCTGCGTGAATTGCGTGAGCCAGACTAGCAAATTCGAATGCGGAAATCCCTTTTATCTCAAGTGCCCTAGGGAGCGCCTGCGACGGCGTGGTAAGCCTCCTCGCGCTACAGGTTGccacccgccgcctccttgTTTGCCTGCTACTTCTAGTCCCTTTCTCGTCGGCTCTACAGGTTTTTTTCATCTGAAGTAAGACCAGTACAGATCCACGGGAACCAATTTGAAGAAAGCAATTGATTCATGTGTGATCTCTACTACATTATCGAGGATTCATAACACTAGTAATCTAATCAGTAAAGAaagcctttttttttgctttcacGAATATCCCTACAAAAAATTGAGTCATACTGAATAATTaaacttcagagttcagatgcGGAGATGCCGATCAAAACGATATCTATGATATCACACTCAGTAATTTTGCATCTTGGATGTATTTCTCAGTTGAAGAACCCTGCACCCAAAAGGATCCATGGCTGCACACCGTGTAGGTAGCTAATTACGCTGCTCTCATCATCTCCTACTCCTATCAACTATTCATTCCCATTCCAATGCATGACTGAAACTTGTGCAGAACTTGGACACAAAATTCTAGTGTTACAGATGAAAGAATTCGATGCATGCGTTACTCTATCGGAGCTTGAAcctgccgcccgcgccgcgcgtgcTCGTTCCGACTCCGACTCGGACTCGAGTTGTTAACCAAGAGGGAATCGGATCGGATGCCACCCATCCTCCATAAATCAACCCAAGAGCAGTACACGACCGAGCATTGATCGAGTTAACAGCAAATTAAAGCAGAGAGAGATGGAGCAGCCGGAGGATCCGAAGCTGAACCTGGTAGACCTACTACCCGACGACGTGCTCGCCGacatcctccgccgcctcgcgccgcgcccgcTAGCCGCGTGCCGCTGCGTCTGCAAGCCCTGGCGGGCCGTCGTCGACGGCCACCGCCTGCTGCGCGCGGACCTCCTCCCGCTGTCACTGGGGGGCATCTTCGTCAACTTCCACGAGGTGTTCACGTccttcttcctccgccgcccgtccgcgcggccccccgccgccgcgatctCCGGCAAGTTCGAGGACTtcacccccaccgccgccaggaGCACCGTCGTGGATCACTGCAACGGCCTGCTCATGCTCCGCAGCCGCTACGTGGTCAACCCGGCCATGCAGCGGTGGGCGGCCTTCCCCGAACCCCCGCCACCTCGTCCCGGGATCGCGAGGAGCTTCTACCATGACGAGTACCTCGTGTTCGACCCCACCGTATCTCCGCACTACGAGGTGTTCCTGATCCCGAGTGTTACTCCCGAGGAATTTGTGTCCAAGAAACTGAGGCCAAAGGTTGAGGAATCAGAGTGGCCACCCTCTCCTTGCTTCTTGAGTGTGTTCTCGTCGAGCACGGGGCAATGGGAAGAGAGATCCTTCGTACGTGAAGGTGAGGCCGCCGGGACGATCGCGGATATGAGATCGCAACCGCTATTGGAACAGTACAACGCGGTCTATTGGAAACGTGCACTCTACGTACATAGGGAAGCTAATTTTGTTATGAGGTACTAGAACTAACTAGTCCTTAATCATTTTTGTttattatatataataatatcatTTATATTTAGGGTAATATGTTCTCAGCTGTTTTTGCTTACTACTTTGATCCATTTTGCAGAATTTCTCCGTCAAAAAGTAAGTATCAAGTAATTAAATTGCCTATAGCGCAAGATGGATATGTGGATCCTTTTCTTGCAAGATCGGAGAAGGGCGTGTACCTCGCAGTACTTGATCGGTGCCATCTACGGGTTTGGATTCTCAACGAATCATGTGAGCAGATGAAGTGGGAACTGAAATACGACAAGGAAATTCAACTCTCGTTTCAGCGCTGGAACTACGATGAGGAAAGTGTCGGACCATGGACTTTACACTACAGCCGCCGTGATGTTTATGATGGAGATGACACTAATTACAATGCAGAAGTAGCGGAAAGGAAGTTCGAGTGGGACTCTGACAGCGATGATGTTCTCGACTTGGAGGATAGGGTTCAAAGGTCTTCTCATGGTGGTTTTTTAATCCTTGGATTTCATCCTTACAAAGAAGTTATCTTTCTAGATGAAGGATCAAGTAGAGGATTGGCTTATCACTTGGGTACCTCTAAGGCTCAAGACTTAGGTAGGTTACGCCCCAATTTTTTCGACCATTGGCACGTTGAAGGCGTTAATCGGTCGTTCGTGTATACGCCTTGCTGGATTGGAGAGCTCTCTAATGGgatatagttatatatatatccgACTCGCAGTGTTCTCATGATAATTGTATACTTTGATGTAATTGACCGACTTCAATAAAAGTtctcattatctaaaagaagTTGTATATAGTCCCTTTGTGTTGTTTCTCTTC from Oryza glaberrima chromosome 3, OglaRS2, whole genome shotgun sequence carries:
- the LOC127767976 gene encoding uncharacterized protein LOC127767976, giving the protein MEQPEDPKLNLVDLLPDDVLADILRRLAPRPLAACRCVCKPWRAVVDGHRLLRADLLPLSLGGIFVNFHEVFTSFFLRRPSARPPAAAISGKFEDFTPTAARSTVVDHCNGLLMLRSRYVVNPAMQRWAAFPEPPPPRPGIARSFYHDEYLVFDPTVSPHYEVFLIPSVTPEEFVSKKLRPKVEESEWPPSPCFLSVFSSSTGQWEERSFVREGEAAGTIADMRSQPLLEQYNAVYWKRALYVHREANFVMRISPSKSKYQVIKLPIAQDGYVDPFLARSEKGVYLAVLDRCHLRVWILNESCEQMKWELKYDKEIQLSFQRWNYDEESVGPWTLHYSRRDVYDGDDTNYNAEVAERKFEWDSDSDDVLDLEDRVQRSSHGGFLILGFHPYKEVIFLDEGSSRGLAYHLGTSKAQDLGRLRPNFFDHWHVEGVNRSFVYTPCWIGELSNGI